A genomic segment from Sciurus carolinensis chromosome 1, mSciCar1.2, whole genome shotgun sequence encodes:
- the Masp2 gene encoding mannan-binding lectin serine protease 2 isoform X3, with translation MRWVGAPRLLRWPPSPGPACRVLILLGLLGGPAAMPSGPKWPEPVFGRLTSPGFPREYGNHEERRWALRVPPGFRLRLYFTHFHLEPSYLCEYDFVKLSSGTKVLATLCGQESTDTEQAPGNDTFHSPGSSLDVTFRSDYSNEKPFTGFEAFYAAEDIDECREPPGEEPTCDHHCHNHLGGFYCSCRAGYVLHPDKRTCSEQSL, from the exons ATGCGGTGGGTGGGAGCCCCCAGGCTGCTGCGCTGGCCCCCGAGCCCCGGCCCTGCCTGCAGGGTGCTGATCCTCCTGGGCCTGCTGGGTGGCCCAGCGGCCATGCCCTCGGGCCCCAAGTGGCCCGAGCCTGTGTTCGGGCGCCTGACCTCCCCTGGCTTCCCCAGGGAGTATGGGAACCACGAGGAGCGGCGCTGGGCCCTGCGGGTGCCCCCGGGCTTCCGCCTGCGCCTCTACTTCACCCACTTCCACCTGGAGCCCTCCTACCTCTGCGAGTATGACTTCGTCAAG CTGAGCTCGGGGACCAAGGTGCTGGCCACGCTGTGCGGACAGGAGAGCACGGACACCGAGCAGGCGCCCGGCAACGACACCTTCCACTCCCCAGGCTCCAGCCTGGACGTCACCTTCCGCTCCGACTACTCCAACGAGAAGCCCTTCACGGGTTTCGAGGCCTTCTACGCCGCCGAGG ACATCGATGAGTGCCGAGAGCCCCCAGGGGAGGAGCCCACCTGTGACCACCACTGCCACAACCACCTGGGGGGCTTCTACTGCTCCTGCCGCGCGGGCTACGTCCTCCACCCGGACAAACGCACCTGCTCAG